Part of the Neisseria leonii genome is shown below.
CGGCTAATCCTAAGTATTTTGTGATTTTAAATACGGGAGACAGTGAATTTGCCCGTCATATCCGAGTGGAATATCAAAGAGAATTTATTCAGCAACTGGAATCCCGCATCAGTCGTACCAAATATCTCTTAGATGCCGACCCCCACAATCCGGAACGACAAAAAATTTATCAACAAGCACAACAGGATTTAAATAATTATCAACAATTTGGTACAGAGCCTATGCTCACAGAATCCCCGACAGGAGAAATTGTATTTAAATTGAACCCATAGTCCTAAACCTGTCACAGTCATGTCATTTCCCCTCGCTAGACTTCCTGACTATGAATAGTCATATTAGGCGGATGTATGTTTATTAATAGAAAAAGTAATCACCATTGGATATTGTTGCTTGCTTTATACTTTTTTGCTTTTATTTTTCCTTTGTATTTTTACTATGGAGGAAAATGGCATAACAGTAACTTTGAGGCTATAGGGGGATTGGTACTGGGTATCTTTTTATGGTTGCTATTATTCTGTGTTGTTATTAGGCGAATGCGTAAGCACCAAAAAATACGTTTTCTGTATCAATCGCTTGCAAAACAAGGTCAAAAAGTAAATGCCAGGATTATTGGGAACCATACTCAGCAATCTTCAAAAGGTGCTGTTGTTGATTTGGTGGTGGAATTTGAGAATTTAGCCGGGACTACTGTCCAAACCACAATGAGCTGTATGGATCTCCGTCCTCAAGAGCGACGATACGAAGTAGGGAAAACGCTGATTTTATATTTAAACCGTCAAAGTGGAGAACATTGTCCATTTGCTATTGATGGTGGAGAATTGAACTATAACAAAACAGTAGATATTGTTTTTTTAATCATTGCGATAAGTTATAGCATTACGGCATTTATTATCTCTCATCACCTCTATAGCCAAGGCGATGGCATACGTTGGTTAAGCTTTTTTCATCCTTGGGTATTCTCACCGATGATTGGAATTATCATATATGCGTTTTTGGGAAAAATAGGGCAAGGTTTTTTTAGGGAGCTGAACCAAGAAGAGAAAAATCGTTTGTTGCTGTATGGGCTAAAAACACGGGGTGAAATTATACGGTTTGACATAACGGGCGAGTCCTTGAATGATCAACCTACTATGCTGATTGGATTTAAATATCAGGATAATCAAGGGCATACCCATCAGATAGAACGAAAGCAAACGGTATTTATACATGAGTTATCGGAATGGAAAAAGGGGGATGTGGTTGATTTGCTGTATTTACCGGACCGGCCGGCTATCGTGGATAGGGTGTGAAAAGAGCATTAATATGAAAACCTTATCCATTCTTTTTCCCCGCATCATCATACGAAAGTGGACGCTCGCTTTTTTTATCAATTTTTCTTGTTTATCGGTTTTTAGCCCATACATTCGTCCGGACGATATAAACAACAGAGGCCGTCTGAACGGCCGATACACCGAATCAGGAAGACGACCATGCGCAGAATCAAACAGATTTACCGTACTGACAGCCGCCATTGGGTAGGCGACGGATTTTGGGTGCAGCCCCTGTTTTCGCATATGGGCGAAGATCGCGGCACCGATCCTTTTTTGATGCTCGATTATGCCGCGCCCCATGAGTTTGCGCCGAATGAAACCCGTCCGCCGCGCGGTGTCGGCGCACATCCGCACAAAGGCTTTGAAACCGTTACCATCGCCTATCACGGCGAAGTGGCGCACCGCGATTCGGCCGGTGGCGGGGGCGTGATCCGCGAAGGCGATGTGCAGTGGATGACGGCGGGGCGCGGCATTGTCCACGAAGAATTTCATTCCGAAGCATTCAGCCGCCGCGGCGGGCTGTTTGAAATGGTGCAGTTGTGGGTCAACCTGCCTGCTGCGTCTAAACATACGCCGCCGCGTTACCAGCATTTGGCCAAAGAGCAGATTCCCACCGTGCCGCTGGCCGACGGTGCCGGACACCTGCGCCTGATTGCGGGCGAATATGGCGGCGTGAGCGGTGCGGCTGAAACTTTTACGCCGATTAATGTGTGGGATGTGCAGATCCATGCGGGACAGACGGCCGATCTGGCGGTTCCGTCCGGCCACCGGCTCTTGATGGTGGTGCTGCGCGGACAGGTGCGGTTTTCCGAAGCGGATACGGCAGAAGCGGGACAGCTGGCCGTTTTTGAAGACGGCGGCGATACCGTTTCCATTCACGCGGGCAGCGGGGATGTCAAAATCCTGCTGCTTTCCGGCGAGCCGATAAACGAAGCGGTGGCCGCTTACGGCCCGTTTGTGATGAATACGTCCGAAGAAATCCGTCAGGCACTGAACGATTTCAAACACGGGCGTTTCGGCAGCATCGATGCACATCAGGCCGTCTGAAAGCTAACCGTAGGTCGGATACCGGTATCCGACCTACGTCTACGCCAACGGCACAGTCGGATTCAGACGGCCTGAGCAACGTGGCGGGTGGCAGAGACCGCCCAATCCGGTATAGTCGGTTTGGCGGACGGTATGTCCGCCCGTTTTCCGGCATAAACGACAAAGGAGCCAAACATGACCGAAGCGGAACACGACAATGACACCGGCGTTACGCCGGCTGCCGGGATGGAAGCCGAAGAGCGCGAGCTGGTGATTGAAAATTCGGTGGACGATTTGGTAACGTATGCCGACCGGCCGCTCAGCGACCGGGAAATTGAAGCGGAACGTCTGCATCTGCACGACATCAAGCCGCAGTCCGAAGATATTTGAGGTTTCCGTAGACAGGCCGTCTGAATGGTTGAACAGCTATTTCAGACGGCCTCTGTTTTGCGCGCCGTCAGCGCATCCGCCCGCCTGCGGCCTGCGTCAGTCGGGCGGCGGGACGTGGCAGGCCGCCCGGCAGCACATGCACCGAACTGCGCGGCAGAGCAGGGGTTTTGGCGATGTCGGCACTACCGGCCGGTGTTTGTGCCGGCATATCGGGAATGCGCACGGTTTTGTCGGGCGCGGGAATGATGCTGGCCGGTTTCATCGGATTTAATTGGAACAGTAAAAGGGTTTGACAATCCAGCAGGGGTGTCCTTATATTGTTCAATATATGAATCAAATGTTTAATATATAGAAAAAGTTCTGTAAAAGGGAGGCCGCCGGACGGCCGCTTTTGCGTGATACCGCCTGCGGCAGATGCTGCGGGTACAGGCGGATTGGGAGGCCGTATGAAAACCATCGAACAACTGCTGCAACACCCCGATGTCGGATCTGCTGCATCGGCAGACAGTATCCGGGTCGGCAATCCGGCAACGGGCGAGACGCTGGCGTTTGTGAAACAGACGGGAGCGGCGGAGCTGGCGGAGCGGATTGCACGCGCCGCCGCCGCCCAGCGCGAATGGGCGGCGCAAACGGCTTTGGCGCGCGCGGATATTTTATGGCGCTGGTACGGGCTGATACGGGAAAACAAAGAAAATCTGGCGCGGCTGATGACGATGGAGCAGGGTAAAAGCCTGACCGAATCGCGCGGCGAAATCGATTATGCCGCTTCGTTTGTCCGTTGGTTTGCCGAGCAGGCACGCCGCATCGACGGCGATATTCTGACCGGCGTGAAGCCCGGCCAGAAACTGATGGTCATCCGGCAGCCCATCGGCGTTGCGGCGGCCATCACACCGTGGAATTTCCCGGCCGCCATGATTACCCGCAAGGCCGCCCCGGCACTGGCGGCCGGTTGTGCGATGCTGGTCAAGCCTGCCGCGCTGACCCCGCTTTCTGCGTATGCCCTGGCGGTTTTGGCTGATGAGGCGGGCGTGCCGCAGGATTTGTTTGCCGTCGTGAGCGGCAGTGCGGCAGAAATCGGCGGGGTGTTCGCGCAAAACGAAACCGTGCGCAAAATCAGTTTTACCGGCTCCACCGAGGTGGGTGCGAAAATTTTTGCCGACAGCGGCGCGCAAATCAAAAAACTCAGTTTGGAATTGGGCGGCAATGCGCCGTTTATTGTGTTTGACGATGCCGATTTGGATAAGGCGGTGGCCGGTTTGCTGGCGAGCAAATTCCGCAACAGCGGCCAGAC
Proteins encoded:
- a CDS encoding pirin family protein, which gives rise to MRRIKQIYRTDSRHWVGDGFWVQPLFSHMGEDRGTDPFLMLDYAAPHEFAPNETRPPRGVGAHPHKGFETVTIAYHGEVAHRDSAGGGGVIREGDVQWMTAGRGIVHEEFHSEAFSRRGGLFEMVQLWVNLPAASKHTPPRYQHLAKEQIPTVPLADGAGHLRLIAGEYGGVSGAAETFTPINVWDVQIHAGQTADLAVPSGHRLLMVVLRGQVRFSEADTAEAGQLAVFEDGGDTVSIHAGSGDVKILLLSGEPINEAVAAYGPFVMNTSEEIRQALNDFKHGRFGSIDAHQAV
- a CDS encoding DUF3592 domain-containing protein yields the protein MFINRKSNHHWILLLALYFFAFIFPLYFYYGGKWHNSNFEAIGGLVLGIFLWLLLFCVVIRRMRKHQKIRFLYQSLAKQGQKVNARIIGNHTQQSSKGAVVDLVVEFENLAGTTVQTTMSCMDLRPQERRYEVGKTLILYLNRQSGEHCPFAIDGGELNYNKTVDIVFLIIAISYSITAFIISHHLYSQGDGIRWLSFFHPWVFSPMIGIIIYAFLGKIGQGFFRELNQEEKNRLLLYGLKTRGEIIRFDITGESLNDQPTMLIGFKYQDNQGHTHQIERKQTVFIHELSEWKKGDVVDLLYLPDRPAIVDRV
- a CDS encoding NAD-dependent succinate-semialdehyde dehydrogenase; the protein is MKTIEQLLQHPDVGSAASADSIRVGNPATGETLAFVKQTGAAELAERIARAAAAQREWAAQTALARADILWRWYGLIRENKENLARLMTMEQGKSLTESRGEIDYAASFVRWFAEQARRIDGDILTGVKPGQKLMVIRQPIGVAAAITPWNFPAAMITRKAAPALAAGCAMLVKPAALTPLSAYALAVLADEAGVPQDLFAVVSGSAAEIGGVFAQNETVRKISFTGSTEVGAKIFADSGAQIKKLSLELGGNAPFIVFDDADLDKAVAGLLASKFRNSGQTCVCTNRAYVQSGIYDEFCRRLAGAAGGLKLGNGLADGVHQGPLIEENAVRKVEEHIADALSKGAVCLTGGKRSTLGGTFFEPTVLSGVTAEMRVAREETFGPLCPVFRFKTEAEVLAAANDTEFGLAAYCFTGDAARQWRMGEALEYGMVGINTGLISNEVAPFGGIKMSGLGREGSKYGIDEYLELKYLCLDFG